In one Excalfactoria chinensis isolate bCotChi1 chromosome 17, bCotChi1.hap2, whole genome shotgun sequence genomic region, the following are encoded:
- the LOC140260208 gene encoding uncharacterized protein, with protein MEPPSDWSCPLCGQSRDDAAYAVPCRHQLCLGCALRWAKQQPTCAVCKESIESIRYSVRSEDDFLECPIPQPAQHSEDEQEDEQGSAQPQLVAAEHGFPAEVWADFFRGDPGDLGPLLRWIQQELEGITEDEWWEVAAARTAIMHLLCVYGLDEDALILSMETHLEEHTERFVAGLIDTVTALYGPELRRRQHSQAAREAGGQDGPADTPSPATSQQEPPASGPGRSASPAGPGAEQLPGVPPGGPEPQPAAPVSPQEPQEEPGQAAAAGPSAQGTDRSPGGPRRPPKRRASSCPPDSPPSPKRRR; from the coding sequence ATGGAGCCGCCCTCGGACTGGAGCTGCCCCCTCTGCGGGCAGAGCCGGGACGACGCGGCCTACGCCGTGCCCTGCCGGCACCAGCTGTGCTTGGGCTGTGCGCTGCGCTGGGCAAAGCAGCAGCCCACCTGCGCCGTCTGCAAGGAGAGCATCGAGAGCATCCGGTACTCGGTGCGATCCGAGGACGATTTCCTCGAGTGCCCCATCCCGCAGCCTGCACAGCACTCCGAGGACGAGCAGGAGGACgagcagggctctgcacagCCGCAGCTCGTGGCTGCCGAGCACGGCTTCCCAGCCGAGGTCTGGGCGGACTTCTTCCGAGGAGACCCGGGAGACCTCGGACCGCTGCTCCGGTGGatccagcaggagctggaggggaTCACCGAGGACGAGTGGTGGGAGGTGGCTGCAGCACGGACTGCCATCATGCACCTCCTGTGCGTCTACGGGCTGGACGAGGACGCCCTCATCTTGAGCATGGAGACCCATCTGGAGGAGCACACGGAGCGGTTTGTGGCGGGGCTCATCGACACCGTGACAGCCCTGTACGGCCCGGAGCTCCGCCGGcggcagcacagccaggctgcccGTGAAGCAGGAGGGCAGGACGGCCCCGCGGACACCCCCAGCCCCGCCACCTCCCAGCAGGAGCCTCCCGCCTCCGGCCCGGGCCGCTCcgccagccctgcaggccccGGCGCTGAGCAGCTCCCCGGCGTCCCTCCTGGGGGGCCCGAGCCCCAGCCCGCCGCCCCCGTGTCCCCGCAGGAGCCGCAGGAGGAGCCGGGGCAGGCGGCGGCAGCGGGCCCCTCCGCCCAGGGCACGGACCGCTCGCCTGGGGGGCCCCGACGCCCCCCGAAGAGGAGGGCCAGCAGCTGCCCCCCGGATTCGCCCCCATCCCCCAAGAGGCGGCGCTAG